The Dasypus novemcinctus isolate mDasNov1 chromosome 11, mDasNov1.1.hap2, whole genome shotgun sequence DNA window TGGACCAAGGGGGCAAAGGGTCAGACATGGAAGGGACATGACACAGGGAAATGAAGGAACACATTCTCTACCTCCGTTACCACCCACCTTGCTCCTCTCTACGGGGGCTTCCTTCCTTTTCATCctcttttctccctcctcccaccaCAGAGGCCTGCGAGCTGTCCACTAACTGACCCGTGGCCTCATCCATGCCTTCAGGTGGACAGGAGTGGAGATTGTGCTGGGGGCGAGAAGCTGGAGACTTCCAACTTCctttcaagaaaaataaagatgatttttCAATCCTCTTCTCGTTCTGGGGTTCGTCTCTGATCATTCCCACTCCCCCCATTTTGGTACTCCCCGTGGACTCCACCACCTGAACCCCCAGCTGGACGGCGTCAGGAAGGACAGAGTGGCAGCAAACATGTACTTTGTAGTGGTATATTTAGAATTCCATGTGACATTTATTGCTGAGTGAGCAAAGCCCTAACCACCGAGTGGGCCCCTTCCAAACCCCCAGTCCACCCACCTAGCAGCCCACTCTTCCCTCAGTGGCTCAGATCCTAGGAGCCGGGGGACTTCTTGGGCCCCCCCACCACCCACTTATGCCAGAGGTCAGTCTGTGCTGCTCTGGCCTCCTTCCCTCCCGGGGAGCTTCGAAAAGTGATGAGGACACTTGAGTCTTTATTCTCCCTATCCCCCGCCCCCTTTTTTGAAAGTGgaggttgaaaaaaaaagtaaaagcaaaaaaaagtaacaaCAGCTGGTGAATCCAAGGGTGATGCCCCCTCTCACACGATGGACACTCTAAAGCAGCCTTTTTTTCTCCCGTGTGTGAAGAGGGGTCCTGCACCCTCACATCCTGGAGTTTCTTCCCCATCCCTGAGGTTCCTGTACTTCCAATTTGGGTCATGACTACCCCCCCATTCTTCTCCTAAAGGCCACACAATCTTcacctcctgccccccaccccaccccacgaTCACAGCCCCTTCCCCGGAGCTCCCGTcggctcctccccctccctccctgatCGCTCAGGCTCCCAGTCAGGGGCCCCTTCCTCCCCGCTGGGCTCCCTAAGGCTGACAGCCAGCACCAGGGCCTGCAAGAGGCCAAAGAGACAGGCGAAGTGCAGGGGGTGGGCGGTGAGTAGACTCAGCACGGCGTGGAGCCCGTGCAGGGCAGCCAGGAAGGACAGAAGCCCGTGCAGCCAGAGACCCAGCGGCCCGCGCAGGCCCAAAGCGTCCAAGGCTGCCCGCAGCGGCCGCGAGCACAGCCCCAGCAGAGCTGAGGCCAGCAGCTCCAGCAGGTGCAGGGTCAGGTTCGTGGAGATCTGAAGACGCTCCTCTGGGCCCCCCAGATACAGCGAGGGATCCTTTGCTCCACCACCCGGCTCGCCCCGCAGCCAGCCCAGCAGCTTCTGGCGCCGGCCGGGCTTCTCCACTGGGGCTTCAGACCCAGGGGACCTCAGTAGCCCTTCAGGGGGCACCCCAGGTCTCCTCAAGCCACCTGAGTCCACAGGATCCCAACCCGGTTTGGGAGTGCCCCTTTCAGCCTCCAGTCTCTCAGACTCTTCAGCACCAGTGACAGCCTTCTTCCCCTTGAGGGAACCCCTTCTTTTGCTCCCCAGCTGCTCAACTGGGGGCTCCCGGTTTAGTTCTGGGCCAGTCCCAGAGCTCCTCTGTGCCCCTGGGCCCTCGGCTTTGGGAGGCTCCACATCTCCCATGGTTTCTGGGGCGCTGTCCCAGTCACTCCCTGAATTCTCTGGGGAGCTGTCCACTTGTCTCGGTTCTGGGGCAAGCAGGTCAGGCCTCGGTTTCCGGCGGCCCCACGGGCGGGGTAGCCAGCCACCAAGCCGCCGCAGGAACATGGTGGCGGTGTGCAATGAGCCCCCAAATTTCGGGCCTCCTTCCTCGCACCGCTCAGGCTCTCAGGTTTGGGGGCTGAGGGTCTCCTCAGAAGCAGGCCAGAGTGCGCGCAGGCTCAGGCGAACAGGTCTCCGCTGGGCGACGCCGTCCTACTCTGGGTCCGGAAGTGGCTCCCCAAGTGCCAGAGCGGTCATGCAGACTAGACTCGGCAGGCAGTCGCTAGATTCTTTTTCAGTTTTGGGGTAAAGAAGGGAGGTACGCCCAAATTCGTGCACAACTCcccaaaatacaggattccacaGACTCTCAGGATCCAGCAAGGCCTAGGTCACCCCCAAAAAGTTTCTTCCCTGTGTttctgggtttgcttcccagcaATCAGCACCCCAAGTTCACTCACCAAGGCCACGCCCCAAGGTGTCCCAGAAACTGGAGAGGCGGTGCTGCAtcaaagagggaaggaaggaaggaaggaaggtggcCTCGAGTCCCCGGGCGCCTGAATCGGGAAGGCTTGAACTGCTGCCCCAAGGCAGCTGGAATAGGGAGCCTCcttgtgtgggggtggggtggggtggttggGGGATGTCCAGCAAACTCCCGCCAGCAGCGGCGTTCCTCCCCCGATCTGGGGCCTATGAACCCTGCGTGGCGCCTCGATCGGTCCTCGAGCGCGCAGCCGAGACGCGGCCTTCTGCAAGGTCAGGCCGGGGATGTCCTCGGAGATCCCGGTCACGGGGGCAGAGCGCGGGCCTGCCGGGGACCCAGGCGTCCGGGCGCTGAGCGCAgaggcccctccccagcccagcgTCGGGGCCGCGGCCTGGAGAAGCCGCCCGGAGCCCGGAAGCCTCGAGAGAGAGAGGCGGGGGCGGAGCCCGCAGCTCGCGGGGCGGGCCCTGCGgacgcccgccccgcgcccgccccgcgccccgccccgccccgcgccgcgccgTCAGATCGCGCCGTCAGGGCGCAGCGCAGTGCGGGGCCGCCGGGGCCGCCGGGGCGCTGCGCCTCGCTCTCCGCCGCCGGGACCCCGGGGCCGGCGCGCTTCTCCAAAGCCGCCCGCTCCCTCCTGCGCACCCTTCCCTTCGCGTTGCATCTTCACGTCCTGGACTTGATGAAAGGCTTTTGGAGCCTTGGGACTTGGACAGCCCTTCTTCGTCCCTCTGTAGGCAGATTTTACTTCCTGAATTTTGGTACTGGTGATACCGAGCAAACCCTCCCAAGCAGCCTAAAGACCAATCTGTGAGACACCGGCGTTTCAAAGCGATGTTTGCGCAAGCAAAGGAGATCGCTGGCCTTGAGGGGCCCAAAAACTGACTCCTGgctctgcagaaattctaatattttataacatcaggatgCGATTAACTAGGGTGGAGCCAGCACAGGttacttcattaataaacattagggGGCCGAACAGAATGGGGGTGTGTACCAGAGTGAGTCACAGGCTCCGGGATAGGACAGTGCAGTCACCATCACAGTAGTGACACACGAGAGCGAGCCTAGCTTTAAACAAAGACAGCATCGGTCTAGATTTACCATGGGGATAGTAAGCATACACGAGGGGGAAGCTGAACCTAGAGAAGCTGTAAGCAGGGTAAGACCGGCTTGGAATGACCATCACAACAGCAAATCTAGGCCAAGTCTAGAGTGAATAAAAACAGGGACGAGACCTGTTTGGAATGACCATCACAATAGCAGATCTaggttaagtctagagtaatCATAAATATGATGAGACCTGTTTGGAATGACCATCACAATAGCCAGTTTCAGTAAATTCAGATACTGACTTTTGGCTATTGGTTATATAAAGGcctctatataatgatttagtaataaCTGTTTGTTAAATTCTTAACCCTCGGTTACAGTAGTGAGTGCTTCATGTGTCTGGTAGCGGTTATGAGCAGGACCTGGCAGTGGGGAAAGACAAAGGCCAACAAATTGGATGTACTTCCTGTTCTCAGGAGTTTTCAGGTAATGAAATGAAGACCCCTGGCTTAAAGTTGACGGTTGGGAAGCCAGAGTTCTTGTCCTAGTTCGGCCAACAGCGCAGACTGGAGAGTCCTAGGCCTCCCGGGCCTCCCACCACACTGAACTCTTCTCGCCAGCCCCTACCCCCCATCACTTTCTCTGTCAGCCTTCCCCTCCTCTGAACGAATGTCTCGTTCATATTCTTAGCACACAGTATTTGAACTTACGCATGTCAATCAATGGCTGAACTGGCTGGAGTGGTCAGGGGAGGCTTCTGGAGACTCACCCAGAGCCAGGCAATTCCAGGTTCAGGGAGTTTGAAAGAACAGGTAAGGCACTCCCAGCAAGGGCCAGGACCTGAGAGTGAATCCAAACTGGCAGGGAGATGGCCCCAGCATGCCACCTGGAGGCACTGCCCTTTTGGCTCCAGTGGACCTTGCTCATGTGACCCCCGTACTTCTGAATGCTTCCCTGGAACACTTACAAAAAGTGAATAAACCATGTAAAAGGGAGAAAACTGATTTATTTCTCCTAGCCCCTCCCGCCCAAAAGGCAGACCCCACGGAACAAAACCCGAGGGTCTGGGACCTGGCAAACCCCAGGGAGTAGAGGCCAAGCTTAGGCGCCAGCAGCAGGGCAGGCCCGGACCTCACCAAGGTCAGAACTCAAGGCTCATGTACCTCCTGAGATCGCGCTCCCAGGCCCTCCCCTTCTCCTCACGCCTTCTCTCCTCTTTCCGGCTGAGAGTGGCCACTCGAGGGGCTCGCTCCCTCCCGGCCACGGCCCGGGTATCCCAAGCTGGAAAGTGTGTGACCCGGGGCTGGGGTGGTGATCTGTAGCCTAGTCCCTCCTGGTCCCTTTTGAGGACAGTGGGGATGGGGCTGGCACGGCCCTCGCCCCGAGGCCCCAGTCCCATCCCTGGTTCCCAGCCCCCCCTCAGCAGCAGCTTGAAGCCTGGATTGGAGGCAGAGACTCCCGGGGGCAGGTTGGAGGGCTGGGGAACCCAGGACAGCGACAGCAGGTGAGCAGTGGATGTGCTGTGGTTGGAGTCTTGGAAGTGGGCACCACAGGTCTCGCAGtactggggagagggggagtggggccTGCAGAGAAAAAAGAGCTGAGTTAAGGGTGGGGGTTGCAGGGCCCAGGGGAAGGGCACGGATGCCTCACAgggggctggcagggtgggacAGGTTCCTTCCAGCCCTCCTAAGGAACAAATTGCTTTCCTCCCCATTAGCAAAGAGGAACCCAGATGGGAATGTTTGGGAGAAGAGATGGTAACCAGGCCTCCAAATgctcttgggggagggggaaggaataataatggtaataataacaGTGGTTACACCTAACATTTGTATAATGCTTACTAAATGGCAAGCACCATTCTAACAACTTACATATACTAACCCATTTGATTCTAATCAACAACCCTGTTAGAAAGGTGCTACTGTTACCCCCATTtctcaaatgaggaaactggggcacaTACATGTTAGGTTGCTTGCCTAAGTAagcagagtcaggattcaaacccagagagCTCAAGTCCGTAACCACTCTACTGTACTACCTTATCAACCaacactgggggtggggagaatctCTCAGGTCAGTTCTGGAGCCTCTGGTAGAGAGTGACTGGGAAGGGCAGGACACACTGAACTACGTTCGTGGGCTAAGGCTTCCCCTCACCGGTTCTCTGGGCTCCTCCTCTCTCCGTGGCTCTCTCTGACCATGCGGGCCACCTCAGGGAAGCCTGCTTCTTCAGCCAGCTGGGCAGCATCCCGGCCACCTAGCTCACAGACTCCCACCCAGGCGGCCCCGCGGTCCAGGAGATAGCGCACGGCTGCCCCCTGGCCTGCTCGGGCAGCACACATCAGGGGAGTCCACCAGAAGGTGTCCCGGGCATTGATGTTCCCTCCGGCTCCCCCTGCTTCACGGGGATCCAGCAGCCTTTGAAGTTCTGCCAGGTCCCCCTCCTGGGCTGCCCTCAGTATCCACTGAGTCATCTTGTCCTCGACTTCAAGGGATCTCCCTTGTCCGTGTCTCCCCAATGCTGCCGTTGCTGCTGCTTCTGCTACAGGCATCCTGCtcattctcttcttcctctttctcaccCTGGAAGGCTCAGGTTGAGGAGATATCTGAGGTTCTGGGGGAAGGCTCTCATCCCCGATGAGGGCCTCGTAGAAGGCCCGGGCTGCAGCCCCATCCAGGGCTGGCTCTGGCTCCTCAGGCGGTGGCTGCTGCTGCCCATCTTTCCAGAGGTCGTTGGGGTCACTGGCTGGGGTGAAGTTGATAAGAGAAGGCCTGGGCATGGCTTTGGGAGTTGAGGAAATGAGACTGGGCAAGGGGAGGCTGGGACAAGCAAGCCAAGTCCCTAGAGTCCCTGCAATGACCAGATCTACTTCCAGAGAGCTGCTAGGATGAGAAAAAAATTAGCTTTAGAGTCAAAAGACTGCACGTGCCCCAAAAGTGACCCCAAAACCTAGGGCCCTGAAGGCCTAAGGACCACAAGCCATGTGTGAAAACATGAAGCCCTATCTCTTACCAATCTTTAATGAGGAAAACTCCCCTAAGACAGTCGCGCAGAGGTCCTGGGTcccgcccccttcccccaccaatAATTAGCACCAGCCTCTTTCACCTCGTATAAGACATACCATTCAGAAAAACATCAGCCTGGTTCTTTAAATCTTCCTCGATACTATTTCGGGTTTCCTTtccaaaaacaataaataaaatagacagATATAACACTTCCCCGGAAGAACCTCCCGTCTCTTACAACTTCGGTACAGCAAAATGACGCTATTCTAGTCACAGATTCCAATAGCCACAGGACAGGAAGGCGCATGCgtgacagaaagaaaaacagaagtgcATGCGtgacagggggaaaaaaagcacttGGGGCGTGCGCAGAGCGCCGGGTTCGGTTTCCCGCCCTGGAGTCGTTCCCCTAGTTTGCGCGCAAGGGCCGCGTGCCCAACTGTCGCGAGGACCGCGGAGGAGCCGTCGGTTGAGGCCCTGCTTTTACATAACGTCCCCACAATGCCCTTCGCCTCCTTCAAGGTGGGCCCCCGCTCCGAGCTTAGTTTCGTTTGGAACTTGTGAAACCACGCCCTGGCTTAAGAAAAGGCCTTAAGGAGGCGGAGGGACACCTGTGGAACGCCGACGAGCGGTGACATGAAATAACGTCACGCTGCCCCTCACCCTTATTCTGACCAGGGTTCGAAGGTCACACGTAAAGGCCCGCAGAAGGCTCCATTCCCCCGGTCAAGCTCTAAGAGATGGAGAAGTGCAAGGGGACAAGCGGCAGGACGGCTGGTGCCACCTCAGGTTAGCGCGCTGGACCGCCGTGGTTCTCAGGCCGCTCAGCCCAGCCCAGCACGGATGCTGGCCGCACCCCCGCCGCCGGAGACGGGGGCATGGAGCGAAGCGTGGGGCCCTGCCGGGGATTCCAGGGACGGGCCCGACTCAGGCGATCAGGCAGTCTGGCCGGGCATGGAGTCAGTTCCCTGAATGGCGGCGCTACGCCGGGACCCGAGGATCGCTCGGCGAGCGGAGCTGCGGGAAGGACTAGAGCCGTGCTCGCTCCTATCCCCGCCCCATCCCGGCCCCTTAGTACCCCGAGCACGCGACTCTTATTTGCCTGAGTCTCTAGCCCCGAACGCTACCTCGGACTTCCGCTTCCGGTAGCGACTCGCTTCGCCCCGCCCCCGAGAGCCGGCCCCGCAGGCCCCGCGACACCAGGGTCGTGCGCGGGTCATCCTGGGATTCGTAGTCCGCTTTCCCCGCATTTCGCCAGTTTCTCCCGACCGGAGACTTCATCTCCCGGCGTCCCCTGCGGCGCCCGACCCTCGGCGCTTGCGCGTCGCCCTCTTCCCTACCCTCTCCAATttccactcccccccaccccgcttctCCTGCCGCGGTCGGGTCCGCGGCCTTGGCTGTGCGGGTAGTCGCCGCCTCTTGAAAGCGCcaactccccttccccctccccggcCCTGGCCCCCGTCTAGCAGGTGAGTCTGAGGTCGTCGCTGCgcggagcccccccccccccactgtccgGGCGCGGGACATGGGGTCTCCGCGCCTtgatgtgggggtggggaaggaagtgACCCGGTCCGGTACCCAGGGAGGGAGGGATGTCCTGTGGAGCGGAGGCGGGAAATGCGAGCTCCCTGAAAGGGGACTAAAGAAAGAACCCTGGGTCAAGGCGCCGGGAACATGCAGAGCCCTGCAGCGGTGGGGAGTGCGACCCGCAGGCCCCGCCGGAGTTGATACCGAGGGAGGAGGGCCCTGGCGTTCAGGAGCGCCGGGGATGTGGAGAGGACTAGTGACACGAGATGTATAGGCTTCTCGCAAGCGATGGTGGTGGAACAGCACAAAACTTCTGACTGCGATGAAAAGGGGTTGTGGCTTGTAAAAAGGAGAAGAGGGCTACCCTAGGGTTCTTTAAGAAAAGGTGGCTCCAAATTCCTCTGTGGTTGCAGGGCAAAGTGTGGGAGGAAGGCGGCTATTAGGGGAGGAGATAGTGAAGAGCAGCTCTGGGTCATCAGCTTAACCTACGCCCTTCATTTCCCTGCAGAAGTGAAGATGAGCAGTTCAGAGGAGGTGTCCTGGATTTCCTGGTTCTGTGGGCTCCGTGGCAATGAATTCTTCTGTGAAGTAAGTTCTCTTCAACTTCTTTATGTGCCAGCACATCTTCACATATAATTCTGGCCCCAAAAATATTCCCCTGCTTTTCTAGCTTCTCCAGTTTTCTCACGTTTCGATGAAATCtccctgctttaaaaaaaagtattttctcaGTTCTGCATAAGTTGTGGTGAAGTGGCAAGACTAAGGGTCAAGTACCAACCCGACTATCCTCCAGCAATGTAACATAACATTGGACgtgtctttttcttcttattgctaGGGTGATAGTGGCAGTACCTATGTCAGGTGGTTATTAGGAGTGTTGCATGCTGAAAAGTTTTGGAACAGCCTAAAGAGCTCAAGCTGTTCAGCCTCCACCTTCCTGGGAGAGCCAGCTGTCTCTCAGGAGAAGTCAAAACTGGTTCCTAGagatgggtggtggtggtggtgataaggAATAGGGATAGGGAATATGAAAAGAAGGTCTCTCCAAGCAGGAGGTTGGTGTACATGTTTATCCTTAGAACGGGAAAGCTGAGGCTTTTATGGGCGGGAGTGTGTGTCAACTGGGAAGAGCTCGGGTACCATTGCTGATTTGGAAGTGTGGACCAGGCTAACAGAAGTGGCTACGCTGAGGACCGGGCGTCAGTTAGAGCAGCTTGCGGGGCCGCGGCCCGGGATTCTGCTGTGGGTTGGTTCCCTTTGACCTCCCTGCCCTGACAGGTGGATGAGGACTACATCCAGGACAAGTTCAACCTCACAGGGCTCAACGAGCAAGTGCCTCACTATCGGCAAGCTCTAGACATGATTTTGGACCTGGAGCCTGGTGagggtttgttgtttgtttgtttttgttttgttttgttccccttttctgCAAATCCCTGGCTAGTTTCTtcaatttctaaaaaattttttggtTCTGTGGCTTTATTAACCCAAAATCCCTGCTTTGTTCAATCCTCCATTAGATTCTTGCCTACTTTTATGACACCTACTACATGTTCTTTTGCTTTCTTACTCTATAATTAAGCTGTGTTCCAGAATGCCCCCTTTCCCAAatgtcttgatttttttcccctttctcttgcCCTGCGCCTACCAGACTAGAGTTCCACATTCTGCActggacatcttttttttttcatttatgcattggggaaagacttgggagggaaaaagaaaacagaggctACAGAGGTGTAAAGGAAAGTCAGAGGCCCAGGTTTATGGGTCAAATGCTTAAGTGGTAGGTGGTGGGCACCCCGGGTATGGGTGGGGCACTTAGGAAAGCAGAATGACAGAGTTGCATTTGGGCCGGGGCATGTTTCAGATGAAGAGCTGGAGGACAACCCCAACCAGAGCGACCTGATTGAGCAGGCAGCCGAGAT harbors:
- the C11H6orf47 gene encoding uncharacterized protein C6orf47 homolog encodes the protein MFLRRLGGWLPRPWGRRKPRPDLLAPEPRQVDSSPENSGSDWDSAPETMGDVEPPKAEGPGAQRSSGTGPELNREPPVEQLGSKRRGSLKGKKAVTGAEESERLEAERGTPKPGWDPVDSGGLRRPGVPPEGLLRSPGSEAPVEKPGRRQKLLGWLRGEPGGGAKDPSLYLGGPEERLQISTNLTLHLLELLASALLGLCSRPLRAALDALGLRGPLGLWLHGLLSFLAALHGLHAVLSLLTAHPLHFACLFGLLQALVLAVSLREPSGEEGAPDWEPERSGREGEEPTGAPGKGL
- the GPANK1 gene encoding G patch domain and ankyrin repeat-containing protein 1; the encoded protein is MPRPSLINFTPASDPNDLWKDGQQQPPPEEPEPALDGAAARAFYEALIGDESLPPEPQISPQPEPSRVRKRKKRMSRMPVAEAAATAALGRHGQGRSLEVEDKMTQWILRAAQEGDLAELQRLLDPREAGGAGGNINARDTFWWTPLMCAARAGQGAAVRYLLDRGAAWVGVCELGGRDAAQLAEEAGFPEVARMVRESHGERRSPENRPHSPSPQYCETCGAHFQDSNHSTSTAHLLSLSWVPQPSNLPPGVSASNPGFKLLLRGGWEPGMGLGPRGEGRASPIPTVLKRDQEGLGYRSPPQPRVTHFPAWDTRAVAGRERAPRVATLSRKEERRREEKGRAWERDLRRYMSLEF